The genomic stretch GGGTAGGCGGAAAGACGGCGACCTCGATAGGGCAAAAGATGTCTCTGTTGAGTAGAAGACATCAGGTTCTGGCGGTAACGCACTTGCCACAAATTGCGAGTTTTGCGGATAAGCACTTCACAATAATAAAGAGCGAGGAGAGAGATCGTACAGTAACGGAAATATATGAGCTGCTCGACAGGGAGAGGATAGATGAGATGGCAAGGCTTTTAAGTGGAAACGCCCATTCAGTTGTATCACTTAAGCACGCAGAGGAGCTAATAGAAGAGGCGCGGAAGACTAAATACGGGTTGGTTGATGGAAGAGCAAACTAGCGTTAGAGGATATGGCGACAACGAAATCGTAGCTAAGACAACGGCAGAAACACCGGTCGGGGTCGACGATGAAAATGTAGATGAAGTGTCGGTTAGATTTTCTGCGGAAGAGCCCCAGGTAATCGATTTAACCGATATGCCTGATGAAGCGCAGGCAGAAACTTCAAGAAAAGCCGAAGCGGATAGTACGGCCAAACGGGTAGAGCTAAAGAGGCTTTTAAGGCGCAGACAGAGGCTTATTAAACTAAGACAGAGTCTGCTTATGGCAGTTATTATATTGGTTTTCGGTGTAGCAAGTTATGCCATAAGCGGGCTTGGCATAGGGAGGCCAGTGCAGCACAAGACCAAAGCAAAAGTAGTCGATACAGCGCTTCTTGAGGCCGAACGCATCTATGAATCGTTTGGTACAGTTGGTTCGACTGATTTGAAGCTATCACTGCCGGCAAAATTAGGTGACGTCATATGCGTTGGTTTTCACCAGGCAGAACGGAAGGAAGCCTACGGGATTGTACCGATCGGGAACTACCTTAACAAGGAATCGACTGCAACCGTAAGGGGAGCGTTTTCCAG from Bacillota bacterium encodes the following:
- a CDS encoding M23 family metallopeptidase, which produces MEEQTSVRGYGDNEIVAKTTAETPVGVDDENVDEVSVRFSAEEPQVIDLTDMPDEAQAETSRKAEADSTAKRVELKRLLRRRQRLIKLRQSLLMAVIILVFGVASYAISGLGIGRPVQHKTKAKVVDTALLEAERIYESFGTVGSTDLKLSLPAKLGDVICVGFHQAERKEAYGIVPIGNYLNKESTATVRGAFSRSKVPLLFVMESRGRGSPATSAMDVAMVPDALVYSPVDGVITKVVTYNLYNKVMDYHVEIQPDGHPEMRVAIIHIRDIQVSVGQRAVRRKTIIGRMRPLPEVSSQILKYLPSRADHIHIQVNPATVEGNIGS